Proteins from one Alysiella filiformis genomic window:
- a CDS encoding KAP family P-loop NTPase fold protein → MNATFADQDDFNRRPLAEKISRLLQSDLDVSPMIIDGAWGTGKSIFCQKLINLMNETSPDTHHLVYIDAFRTDHTGEPLLVLLAEIIKVCCPVNNDDVAAQEQRKTLINKFAAGAKFSFKTLLKAGLGHLLKQDIELLSDEWEAILDDTGKELGEKAIDAGVDKSIELVTATLLQEQIESEKNLQALQQTLKEVASTKPIILFIDELDRCRPDYAIDMLEIIKHVFDIPEVKIVLITNLAQLRAAVNHRYGDIVDSHKYLDKFIRLVYTLPKKSSPNDPSVSIQYFWDKVEQSNNLKQAFSNSSYSNYYLTLIDTILDSNSVSLREIETIIRNLEIYFYLQGGTNYDFTHKILVITTILLHCLKPSLLQDLLNWRADANELARFIKGGADIKKFLPIDDGFVPKYDNVDLMMFYILLSLCRVNIENYDRHPIDTTSEPTLSQLCVNNFFRKANPALILSHTNTLITSLENEIEEILTVI, encoded by the coding sequence ATGAATGCCACTTTTGCTGACCAAGATGATTTCAATCGCCGCCCCCTTGCGGAGAAAATCAGTCGTTTGCTTCAATCAGACCTTGATGTTTCGCCCATGATTATTGACGGAGCTTGGGGAACGGGTAAATCCATTTTTTGCCAAAAGCTGATTAACTTGATGAACGAAACATCGCCCGATACACATCATTTGGTTTATATTGATGCATTCCGTACCGACCACACAGGCGAACCTTTACTGGTATTGTTGGCGGAAATCATCAAGGTTTGTTGCCCTGTTAATAATGATGATGTCGCAGCCCAAGAACAACGTAAAACTTTGATAAATAAGTTTGCCGCAGGTGCAAAATTTTCATTTAAAACATTGCTTAAAGCAGGTCTTGGTCATTTATTGAAACAAGATATTGAGCTACTATCAGACGAATGGGAAGCTATTCTTGATGATACGGGAAAAGAATTGGGCGAAAAAGCCATTGATGCAGGTGTAGATAAAAGCATTGAATTGGTAACTGCCACCTTATTGCAAGAACAAATTGAAAGCGAAAAAAATTTACAGGCTTTGCAACAAACTTTAAAAGAAGTGGCAAGCACCAAACCGATTATTCTGTTCATTGATGAATTGGACAGATGTCGCCCCGATTATGCGATTGATATGCTGGAAATTATTAAGCATGTATTTGATATTCCAGAAGTTAAAATTGTTTTAATTACAAATCTAGCCCAGTTAAGAGCTGCCGTCAATCATCGTTATGGCGATATTGTGGACAGCCATAAATACTTGGATAAGTTTATCCGTTTGGTTTATACATTGCCTAAAAAAAGCTCACCCAATGACCCTAGTGTTTCAATTCAATATTTTTGGGATAAAGTGGAACAGAGTAATAATCTAAAACAAGCTTTTTCAAATTCTTCATATTCTAATTATTATCTCACATTAATTGATACTATTTTAGATAGTAATTCAGTTAGTCTGCGAGAAATAGAAACAATAATCCGCAATTTGGAAATTTATTTTTATTTACAAGGTGGTACAAATTATGATTTTACCCATAAAATTCTTGTAATTACAACCATTTTACTACATTGTCTCAAACCAAGCTTACTACAAGATTTATTAAATTGGCGTGCCGATGCCAATGAATTGGCTAGGTTTATTAAAGGTGGTGCAGATATTAAAAAATTTCTACCTATTGATGATGGCTTTGTACCAAAATACGATAATGTGGATTTAATGATGTTTTACATTTTATTATCATTATGTCGTGTGAATATTGAAAATTATGATAGACACCCTATTGATACGACGTCGGAACCGACACTTAGCCAGTTATGTGTTAACAATTTTTTTAGAAAAGCAAATCCAGCACTAATTTTGAGTCATACTAATACTTTAATTACTTCTCTTGAAAATGAAATAGAAGAAATTTTAACGGTAATTTAA
- the leuS gene encoding leucine--tRNA ligase, giving the protein MQEQYQPSQIEPQIQAKWEQERAFNVVENKDKPKFYCLSMFPYPSGKLHMGHVRNYTIGDVRSRFKKMQGYNVLQPMGWDAFGMPAENAAIDRQVAPAEWTYSNIDYMKNQLKSLGFALDWERELATCRPEYYRWEQLLFTKLFKKGIVYRKLGTVNWDPIDQTVLANEQVIDGRGWRSGALVEKREIPMYYFRITDYAEDLLNDLNDLDWGEQVKTMQRNWIGKSKGMTVRFRLPENSQAGLPDDFSQYIQVYTTRPDTLFGACAVVVAAEHPLATAAAENNPELQAFIAECKAGSVAEADMATMEKKGLPTGRYVINPLNGETLPVWVANYVIWGYGDGAVMVVPAHDERDFAFARKYGFPIKQVVNVNNLPYDDQNWQDWYGDKENGVLIHSGEFDGLNYVQAFEKMGEKLQSLGLGEPKTQYRLRDWGISRQRYWGCPIPIVHCDDCGDVPVPEQDLPVVLPENVVPDGAGSPLAKMPEFYETTCPNCGKPAKRETDTMDTFMESSWYQFRYMSPQFEGGMVEPNAAAYWGQADQYIGGIEHAILHLLYARFFTKLMNDEGIVPVREPFKQLLTQGMVLQATYFREKEDGKKQWFNPADVTVQTDEKGRPIAAILNADGLPVQMGGVEKMSKSKNNGVDPQQIIDAYGADTARLFMMFASPPEQTLEWSDAGVAGAYRFLNRLWRTVYEFVKQGGNSVNAFAGEHNSLSGSLKDLRFKLHSTIAKVTDDYDRRQQFNTAIAAVMELLNQYDKTDCTGENGQAVAREVLEAVLILLSPIVPHICETLWAELNQNKPLYEQSWLKADETALVQSEIKVVVQVNGKLRDELMIAADASDDDIIAAALATAGAQKFMEGKTAKKIILPPNRKLVNIVV; this is encoded by the coding sequence ATGCAAGAACAATACCAACCTTCCCAAATTGAACCCCAAATCCAAGCCAAATGGGAACAAGAACGCGCTTTCAATGTCGTTGAAAACAAAGACAAACCCAAATTTTACTGCCTGTCCATGTTCCCCTACCCAAGCGGCAAATTGCACATGGGGCACGTCCGCAATTACACCATTGGCGATGTGCGCTCGCGTTTCAAAAAAATGCAAGGATACAATGTGTTGCAACCTATGGGTTGGGACGCTTTCGGTATGCCTGCCGAAAATGCCGCCATTGACCGCCAAGTTGCCCCTGCCGAATGGACGTATTCCAATATTGATTACATGAAAAACCAATTAAAATCATTGGGTTTTGCGCTGGATTGGGAGCGCGAATTGGCAACCTGTCGCCCCGAATATTATCGTTGGGAACAGCTTTTGTTTACCAAATTGTTTAAAAAAGGCATTGTTTACCGCAAGTTAGGCACGGTAAACTGGGACCCGATTGACCAAACCGTGTTGGCAAACGAGCAAGTGATTGACGGTCGCGGTTGGCGCAGTGGCGCGTTGGTGGAAAAACGCGAAATCCCCATGTACTATTTCCGCATTACCGATTATGCCGAAGATTTGTTGAACGATTTGAACGACTTGGATTGGGGCGAGCAAGTCAAAACCATGCAACGCAACTGGATTGGCAAATCCAAAGGCATGACGGTGCGTTTCAGGCTGCCTGAAAACAGCCAAGCGGGTTTGCCCGATGATTTTTCTCAATACATTCAAGTTTATACCACACGCCCCGACACGCTTTTTGGCGCGTGCGCGGTGGTGGTGGCGGCGGAACACCCACTTGCCACAGCCGCAGCCGAAAACAATCCTGAATTGCAAGCCTTTATCGCGGAATGCAAAGCAGGTTCGGTGGCAGAAGCGGATATGGCAACCATGGAGAAAAAAGGTTTGCCAACAGGACGTTACGTCATCAATCCGCTCAATGGCGAAACGCTGCCTGTGTGGGTGGCAAACTATGTGATTTGGGGCTATGGCGATGGTGCGGTGATGGTTGTGCCAGCGCATGACGAGCGCGATTTTGCGTTTGCGCGTAAATACGGTTTCCCAATCAAACAAGTGGTTAATGTGAACAATTTGCCTTATGACGACCAAAATTGGCAAGATTGGTATGGCGACAAAGAAAATGGCGTGTTAATCCATTCGGGCGAATTTGACGGTTTGAATTATGTTCAAGCCTTTGAAAAAATGGGCGAAAAATTGCAATCTTTGGGATTGGGCGAGCCTAAAACGCAATACCGTTTGCGCGATTGGGGCATTTCGCGCCAACGTTATTGGGGTTGCCCGATTCCGATTGTGCATTGCGATGATTGTGGCGATGTGCCTGTGCCTGAACAAGATTTGCCTGTGGTGCTGCCTGAAAATGTCGTTCCCGATGGTGCGGGTTCGCCTTTGGCAAAAATGCCCGAGTTTTACGAAACCACCTGCCCCAACTGCGGCAAACCCGCCAAACGCGAAACCGATACCATGGATACCTTTATGGAATCAAGCTGGTATCAATTCCGTTATATGTCGCCCCAATTTGAAGGCGGCATGGTTGAGCCGAACGCGGCAGCCTATTGGGGGCAAGCCGACCAGTATATTGGCGGCATTGAACACGCGATTTTGCATTTGCTTTACGCGCGTTTCTTTACCAAATTGATGAACGATGAGGGCATTGTGCCTGTGCGCGAGCCGTTTAAGCAATTATTGACGCAAGGCATGGTGTTGCAAGCCACTTATTTCCGCGAAAAAGAAGACGGCAAAAAACAATGGTTTAACCCAGCCGATGTTACCGTGCAAACCGATGAAAAAGGTCGCCCCATCGCCGCGATTTTGAATGCAGACGGCTTGCCCGTGCAAATGGGTGGCGTGGAAAAAATGTCCAAATCCAAAAACAATGGCGTGGACCCCCAACAAATCATTGACGCTTATGGCGCGGACACGGCACGCTTGTTCATGATGTTTGCGTCTCCGCCCGAGCAAACTTTGGAATGGTCAGACGCGGGCGTGGCAGGCGCATATCGTTTCTTGAACCGTTTGTGGCGCACGGTGTATGAGTTTGTGAAACAAGGCGGCAATTCGGTAAACGCATTTGCAGGCGAGCATAATTCACTTTCAGGCAGCCTGAAAGATTTGCGTTTCAAATTGCACAGCACCATCGCCAAAGTTACCGATGATTACGACCGCCGTCAGCAATTCAACACGGCAATCGCCGCAGTGATGGAATTGCTCAATCAATACGACAAAACCGATTGCACTGGCGAAAACGGTCAAGCGGTGGCGCGTGAAGTGTTGGAAGCGGTGTTGATTTTGTTGTCGCCCATTGTGCCGCACATTTGTGAAACTTTGTGGGCAGAACTGAATCAAAACAAACCTTTATACGAACAAAGCTGGCTGAAAGCCGATGAAACCGCACTCGTGCAAAGCGAAATCAAAGTGGTGGTTCAAGTGAACGGCAAATTGCGCGATGAATTGATGATTGCCGCCGATGCCAGCGATGACGACATCATCGCAGCCGCACTCGCCACCGCAGGCGCACAAAAATTCATGGAAGGCAAAACGGCGAAGAAAATCATCTTGCCGCCCAATCGCAAATTGGTAAACATTGTGGTTTAA
- the tyrS gene encoding tyrosine--tRNA ligase, whose protein sequence is MNALLQDLQARGLIAQTTDIQELSKLLDENKIALYCGFDPTADSLHIGHLLPVLVLRRFQNAGHTPVALVGGATGMIGDPSFKAQERSLNTPETVASWVESIRNQLKPFLKFDGDNAAIMANNADWFGKMNCLDFLRDIGKHFSVNAMLAKESVKQRIEREDQGISFTEFAYALLQGYDFAELNQRHNVQLQIGGSDQWGNITWGTETTRRLHQKSVHGLTLPLVTKSDGTKFGKTEGGAVWLDANKTSPYQFYQFWLKVADADVYKFLKYFTFLSIEQIDEIEKQDQASKTKPQAQRILAEEMTRLIHGEAALQAAQRITESLFSGDESGLTEQDYAQLALDGLPVTEVSGSLNVVAALVQSGLAQSNKEARGFVQSGAVLINGEPVTANNPDFSPEKPDDQFMIGEAQKRFGKYAIVKRGKRNHALLVWQA, encoded by the coding sequence ATGAACGCATTATTACAAGACTTACAAGCGCGCGGCTTAATCGCCCAAACCACTGATATTCAAGAATTATCCAAATTATTGGACGAAAACAAAATCGCGCTGTATTGCGGTTTTGACCCCACTGCCGACAGCTTGCACATTGGGCATTTGCTGCCTGTGTTGGTGTTGCGCCGTTTTCAAAACGCGGGGCATACGCCTGTGGCATTGGTGGGCGGCGCAACGGGCATGATTGGCGACCCCAGTTTCAAAGCCCAAGAACGCAGCCTGAACACCCCCGAAACCGTAGCAAGTTGGGTAGAAAGCATACGCAATCAGTTGAAACCATTCTTAAAATTTGATGGCGACAACGCGGCAATCATGGCAAACAATGCCGACTGGTTTGGCAAAATGAATTGCTTGGATTTTTTGCGCGACATCGGCAAACATTTTTCGGTAAACGCGATGTTGGCAAAAGAATCGGTCAAACAACGCATTGAACGCGAAGACCAAGGCATTTCGTTTACCGAATTTGCTTACGCATTGTTGCAAGGATATGATTTTGCTGAATTAAATCAACGCCACAACGTGCAACTGCAAATTGGCGGCAGCGACCAATGGGGCAACATCACTTGGGGTACGGAAACCACACGCCGCTTGCACCAAAAATCGGTACACGGCTTGACTTTGCCGCTTGTTACCAAATCGGACGGCACCAAATTCGGCAAAACCGAAGGCGGCGCAGTGTGGCTGGACGCAAACAAAACTTCGCCCTACCAATTTTACCAATTCTGGCTGAAAGTGGCTGACGCTGATGTGTACAAATTTTTGAAATATTTCACATTTTTAAGCATTGAGCAAATTGATGAAATTGAAAAACAAGACCAAGCCAGCAAAACCAAACCACAAGCCCAACGCATTTTAGCCGAAGAAATGACGCGCTTGATTCACGGCGAAGCGGCTTTACAGGCAGCCCAACGCATCACCGAAAGCCTGTTTTCGGGCGATGAAAGCGGCTTGACCGAACAAGATTATGCACAGTTGGCTTTGGACGGTTTGCCCGTTACCGAAGTTTCAGGCAGCCTGAATGTGGTGGCGGCATTGGTGCAATCGGGTTTGGCGCAATCCAACAAAGAGGCGCGTGGTTTTGTGCAAAGCGGCGCGGTGCTGATTAACGGCGAACCCGTTACGGCAAACAACCCCGACTTTTCGCCCGAAAAACCCGATGACCAATTCATGATAGGCGAGGCACAAAAGCGTTTTGGCAAATATGCGATTGTGAAACGCGGTAAACGCAATCATGCTTTGTTGGTGTGGCAAGCGTAA
- a CDS encoding DedA family protein: MINEIISFILHIDQHLITLSTQYGVWLYAILFLIVFCETGLVVTPFLPGDSLLFAAGAVAAASAGALNVHIMVAILLAAAILGDAVNFTIGKYFGEKLFANPHSRIFKQEYLHKTHDFYAKYGGKTIILARFVPIVRTFAPFVAGMGKMDYAQFIRYNIIGAIAWVGLLTYVGYAFGNLPIVKDNFGKVVLGIIVVSIMPMTFEFVKHKMAQRK; the protein is encoded by the coding sequence ATGATAAATGAAATCATCAGCTTTATTTTGCATATAGACCAACACCTTATCACACTGTCCACCCAATACGGTGTGTGGCTCTATGCCATTTTGTTTTTGATTGTGTTTTGCGAAACGGGATTGGTGGTAACGCCCTTTTTACCGGGAGATTCCCTATTGTTTGCCGCAGGTGCGGTGGCGGCGGCATCGGCAGGCGCATTGAATGTGCACATCATGGTGGCGATATTGTTGGCAGCCGCCATTTTAGGCGATGCCGTCAATTTCACAATCGGCAAATATTTTGGCGAAAAGCTGTTTGCCAATCCCCACTCACGCATTTTCAAACAAGAATATCTGCACAAAACCCACGATTTTTACGCCAAATACGGTGGCAAAACCATCATTTTGGCGCGATTTGTGCCGATTGTGCGAACCTTTGCCCCCTTTGTGGCGGGCATGGGCAAAATGGATTACGCGCAATTCATTCGCTACAACATCATAGGCGCAATCGCATGGGTAGGGCTGCTGACTTATGTGGGTTACGCCTTTGGTAACTTACCGATTGTGAAAGACAATTTTGGTAAAGTGGTGCTGGGGATTATTGTCGTGTCCATCATGCCGATGACTTTTGAATTTGTGAAACACAAAATGGCGCAACGCAAATGA
- the rnhB gene encoding ribonuclease HII encodes MAVLPHHAGVDEAGRGCLVGSVFAAAVILPHNYDLPHLTDSKKLSEKKRDVLAVQIKQQAVAWCIASASPDEIAQLNILHATMLAMQRAIEGLAVLPEKVWIDGNRIPPNLNVPAEAVVQGDSKLAAISAASILAKTARDGEMYALHERHPQYGFAQHKGYGTAAHLAALRQFGVLPEHRVGFAPVKMLLAQQTLFD; translated from the coding sequence ATGGCGGTGTTGCCCCACCATGCTGGTGTTGATGAGGCGGGTCGTGGCTGCTTGGTGGGCAGTGTGTTTGCGGCGGCGGTGATTTTGCCGCACAATTATGATTTGCCGCATTTGACCGATTCCAAAAAGCTGTCTGAAAAAAAACGCGATGTGCTGGCGGTGCAAATCAAACAGCAAGCTGTGGCATGGTGCATTGCCAGTGCCAGCCCCGATGAAATCGCACAACTGAATATTCTGCACGCCACCATGTTGGCAATGCAAAGGGCGATTGAGGGCTTGGCGGTGCTGCCTGAAAAGGTGTGGATAGATGGCAATCGCATTCCCCCCAATTTAAATGTGCCTGCCGAAGCGGTGGTGCAGGGCGACAGCAAACTGGCTGCCATTTCTGCCGCGTCCATTTTGGCGAAAACGGCGCGTGATGGGGAAATGTATGCCTTGCACGAGCGGCACCCGCAATACGGTTTTGCACAACACAAGGGTTATGGCACGGCGGCGCATTTGGCGGCATTGCGGCAATTTGGGGTGCTGCCTGAACATCGGGTGGGTTTTGCGCCTGTGAAAATGCTGTTGGCGCAGCAAACTTTGTTTGATTGA
- a CDS encoding surface-adhesin E family protein — protein sequence MLKNSILLFCTTWILAACVSGGAPKQMAAGVPPMAGSWQHLGATNNGNILVSYDTASIRKNGDFMLLRDRKIVINPALERYDDNTPRYKVAVNDWEFHCRNQSYRLAATQFLDENGKILLAQRFTPVEIRPMPISNGSISQKQYALVCR from the coding sequence ATGTTAAAAAACAGTATTTTATTGTTTTGTACGACATGGATTTTGGCGGCATGTGTGAGCGGTGGCGCACCCAAGCAAATGGCAGCAGGCGTACCGCCCATGGCAGGTTCATGGCAACATTTGGGCGCAACCAACAACGGCAATATACTGGTTTCTTACGACACCGCAAGCATACGCAAAAATGGCGATTTCATGCTGTTGCGCGACCGCAAAATTGTCATCAATCCTGCTTTGGAAAGATACGATGACAACACCCCACGTTACAAAGTGGCGGTAAACGATTGGGAATTTCATTGCCGCAACCAAAGCTATCGTTTGGCGGCAACACAATTTTTAGATGAAAATGGCAAAATCTTATTGGCACAACGCTTTACCCCTGTGGAAATTCGCCCCATGCCCATTTCAAATGGCTCTATTTCACAAAAACAATATGCCTTGGTTTGCCGGTAA
- a CDS encoding Maf family protein, producing the protein MQKNVILASTSVFRQQQLRTLGVDFIAAKPMFDETPLAGETAHDTALRLAVGKAQSLAAIYPQHLIIGADQVAWCHNRQLGKPMSVEKAAAMLRELSGQHIEFYSAICVLDTVSGSLNSHVDTTIVQMRELSDAQIARYLARESDAIYCAGAAKSEGLGAALLQKIDSTDPNALIGLPIFWLVSCLMAHGVEVI; encoded by the coding sequence ATGCAAAAAAATGTGATTTTGGCTTCCACATCGGTGTTCAGGCAGCAGCAGTTGCGCACTTTGGGCGTGGATTTCATTGCCGCCAAGCCGATGTTTGACGAAACCCCTTTGGCAGGCGAAACCGCACACGACACGGCTTTGCGTTTGGCGGTGGGCAAGGCGCAATCGTTGGCGGCGATTTATCCGCAGCATTTGATTATTGGCGCAGACCAAGTGGCTTGGTGCCACAACCGTCAGCTTGGCAAACCGATGTCGGTGGAAAAGGCGGCGGCGATGTTGCGCGAATTGTCGGGGCAACACATTGAATTTTACAGCGCAATTTGTGTGTTGGACACGGTTTCAGGCAGCCTGAACAGCCATGTGGACACCACCATCGTGCAAATGCGCGAATTGAGCGATGCCCAAATTGCACGTTATTTGGCGCGTGAATCCGATGCCATTTACTGTGCAGGCGCGGCAAAAAGCGAAGGCTTGGGCGCAGCATTGTTGCAAAAAATAGACAGTACCGACCCCAATGCCTTGATTGGTTTGCCGATTTTTTGGTTGGTGTCGTGCTTAATGGCGCATGGCGTGGAAGTGATTTGA
- a CDS encoding YceD family protein — MLNRILIDPQAFAAQAETINGTVSLQHLDKRIWSPDIADLSSELHYTLRGGTDRWQRPFLDLAVSGSLKLHCQRCMQPSDFPLDEQVRIVLFANEEKLDEAMLADEELEGMLLCPELDALSLVEDQILMALPISPKHDDCGNRKLDAVNQDKPNPFSVLAGLKKG, encoded by the coding sequence ATGTTAAACCGAATTTTGATTGACCCCCAAGCGTTTGCCGCCCAAGCAGAAACCATCAACGGCACGGTAAGCCTGCAACATTTGGACAAACGCATTTGGTCGCCCGATATTGCCGACTTGTCATCTGAATTGCACTACACCCTGCGCGGTGGCACCGACAGATGGCAACGCCCGTTTTTGGATTTGGCTGTTTCAGGCAGCCTGAAATTGCATTGCCAACGCTGTATGCAGCCAAGCGATTTTCCACTTGATGAACAAGTTCGCATTGTCTTGTTTGCCAACGAAGAAAAATTGGACGAAGCCATGCTCGCCGATGAAGAATTGGAAGGCATGCTGCTCTGCCCCGAATTGGACGCGCTCTCTTTGGTGGAAGACCAAATTCTGATGGCATTGCCCATTTCGCCCAAACACGATGATTGTGGCAATCGCAAATTGGACGCGGTCAATCAAGACAAACCCAACCCCTTTTCGGTGTTGGCAGGTTTGAAAAAAGGTTGA
- the rpmF gene encoding 50S ribosomal protein L32 has protein sequence MAVQQNKKSPSRRGMHRSHDALTAPALSVDSQTGEVHRPHHISPNGMYRGRKVVKTKED, from the coding sequence ATGGCAGTTCAACAAAACAAAAAATCCCCCTCTCGTCGCGGTATGCACCGCTCGCATGACGCGCTGACTGCGCCTGCCTTGTCGGTAGACAGTCAAACTGGCGAAGTTCATCGCCCACACCACATTTCGCCCAACGGTATGTACCGTGGTCGCAAAGTTGTGAAAACCAAAGAGGATTAA
- a CDS encoding phosphoribosyltransferase, which translates to MSVKKIWYTYDDIHRTIKNIAEQIQNADVQFHAMIAIGGGGFIPARMLRSFLEIPIYTVSTAYYLDESGSGETANEIKKVQWLDPIPDTILGKNILVVDEVDDSRVTAEFVLNELQKTQQFNEMGFAVIHNKLKEKRGIIPQNVHYFAGIEVEDWWINYPWDAIDIDAHNARASHKS; encoded by the coding sequence ATGTCTGTTAAAAAAATTTGGTACACCTACGATGACATTCATCGCACCATCAAAAACATCGCCGAACAAATCCAAAACGCCGATGTTCAATTTCACGCCATGATTGCCATTGGCGGTGGCGGTTTCATTCCTGCGCGTATGTTGCGCTCTTTTTTGGAAATTCCGATTTACACGGTCAGCACCGCCTATTATTTAGATGAATCGGGAAGCGGCGAAACCGCCAATGAAATCAAAAAAGTACAATGGCTAGACCCCATTCCCGACACCATTTTGGGCAAAAACATTTTGGTGGTGGACGAAGTGGACGACAGCCGCGTTACCGCTGAATTTGTGTTGAACGAATTGCAAAAAACCCAACAATTCAATGAAATGGGCTTTGCCGTGATTCACAATAAATTGAAGGAAAAACGCGGCATTATCCCCCAAAATGTCCATTATTTTGCGGGCATTGAAGTGGAAGATTGGTGGATTAACTACCCTTGGGACGCGATTGACATTGACGCACACAATGCGCGCGCATCGCACAAATCATAA
- the fabZ gene encoding 3-hydroxyacyl-ACP dehydratase FabZ gives MNITLPIEAKDIQKLIPHRYPFMLLDRITAFESGKSLTAIKNVSMNEPQFQGHFPDFPVMPGVLIIEAMAQACGALAILTEGGRHPDEIYFFAGIDNARFKRQVIPADQLVFEIELLQSKRGIGKFKATAFVDGELAVEAEIMCAKRKV, from the coding sequence ATGAACATCACTTTACCCATTGAAGCCAAAGACATTCAAAAACTGATTCCCCATCGCTACCCTTTTATGCTGCTTGACCGAATCACGGCATTTGAAAGCGGCAAATCTTTAACCGCCATCAAAAACGTGAGCATGAACGAACCGCAATTTCAAGGGCATTTCCCCGATTTTCCCGTTATGCCAGGTGTGCTGATTATTGAAGCGATGGCACAAGCCTGTGGTGCGCTCGCCATTTTGACCGAAGGCGGTCGCCATCCCGATGAAATCTACTTTTTTGCGGGCATAGACAATGCGCGTTTCAAACGCCAAGTGATTCCTGCCGACCAGTTGGTGTTTGAAATTGAATTGCTGCAAAGCAAACGCGGCATTGGCAAATTCAAAGCCACCGCCTTTGTTGATGGCGAATTGGCGGTAGAAGCCGAAATCATGTGCGCCAAACGGAAAGTTTAA
- the glyA gene encoding serine hydroxymethyltransferase: MFSKSVTIEKYDPELAAAIAAEVQRQQDHIELIASENYVSCAVMEAQGSQLTNKYAEGYPSKRYYGGCEHVDVAEQLAIDRVKKLFGAEYANVQPHSGSQANQAVYAAVLKPGDTILGMSLAHGGHLTHGASVNISGKLYNAITYGLDENEVLNYAEVERLALEHKPKMIVAGASAYALQIDWEKFREIADKVGAYLFVDMAHYAGLVAGGEYPNPVPFADFVTTTTHKTLRGPRGGVILCRDNTHEKILNSTIFPSLQGGPLMHVIAAKAVAFKEALEPEFKQYAKQVKINAAAMAEELVKRGLRIVSGRTESHLFLVDLRPKNITGKAAEEALGKAHITINKNAIPNDPEKPFVTSGIRVGASAITSRGFDEADARELANLVADVLENPNDETVLAQVAEKAKALCDKRPVYGA; this comes from the coding sequence ATGTTCTCAAAAAGCGTTACCATTGAAAAATACGACCCCGAATTAGCCGCCGCGATTGCTGCCGAAGTACAACGCCAGCAAGACCACATTGAGCTGATTGCGTCTGAAAACTATGTGAGCTGTGCCGTGATGGAAGCACAAGGCAGCCAACTGACCAACAAATACGCCGAAGGCTACCCCAGCAAACGCTATTATGGCGGCTGTGAACACGTTGATGTGGCAGAACAACTGGCGATTGACCGCGTGAAAAAACTGTTTGGCGCAGAATACGCCAACGTGCAACCGCATTCAGGCAGCCAAGCCAACCAAGCCGTGTACGCAGCCGTGTTGAAACCCGGCGATACGATTTTGGGCATGAGCTTGGCGCATGGCGGACACTTGACACACGGTGCCAGCGTGAACATTTCAGGCAAATTGTACAACGCCATCACTTACGGTTTGGACGAAAACGAAGTGCTGAACTATGCCGAAGTGGAACGTTTGGCTTTGGAACACAAGCCGAAAATGATTGTGGCAGGCGCGTCTGCCTATGCCTTGCAAATTGATTGGGAGAAATTCCGCGAAATTGCCGACAAAGTGGGCGCGTATTTGTTTGTGGACATGGCGCATTATGCGGGTTTGGTGGCAGGTGGCGAATACCCCAATCCTGTGCCATTTGCCGATTTTGTCACCACCACCACACACAAAACGTTGCGTGGTCCTCGCGGTGGCGTGATTTTGTGCCGCGACAATACGCATGAAAAGATTTTGAATTCAACCATTTTCCCAAGTTTGCAAGGTGGTCCACTCATGCACGTTATTGCGGCAAAAGCGGTGGCATTCAAAGAAGCCCTTGAACCTGAATTCAAACAATACGCCAAACAAGTGAAAATCAACGCGGCGGCAATGGCAGAAGAATTGGTAAAACGCGGTTTACGCATTGTGTCGGGTCGCACCGAAAGCCATTTGTTTTTGGTGGATTTGCGCCCGAAAAACATCACGGGCAAAGCGGCAGAAGAGGCTTTGGGCAAAGCACACATCACCATCAACAAAAACGCCATTCCCAACGACCCTGAAAAACCGTTTGTAACCAGTGGCATTCGCGTGGGTGCGTCTGCGATTACTTCGCGCGGTTTTGATGAAGCCGATGCGCGTGAATTGGCAAATTTGGTGGCAGATGTGTTGGAAAACCCCAACGATGAAACCGTGTTGGCGCAAGTGGCAGAAAAAGCCAAAGCCTTGTGCGACAAACGTCCTGTTTATGGTGCGTAA